The genome window CAACCCTTTTTTATGGTTTATTGCCAAACCGATACACTTCCTCATTAATGAGGAGAACAGTCTTATTCAGGAGATTCATGGTCCGACGATCTTAAAAATAAAAGTCAATGAGAAATGGGAGTTCTTCGATTCAGAAATCTATTTCAAATACCTTTAGGAGAAAAACTGTGTCATTGAACCTCAAAAGACGCGTTTTCATCAGAGGATTTTCGCCCTAAATCTCTCACAGTCTCCCTATACGCAGAGGGAGTGCAGTCAAAGGCCTCCCTGAAAAACCGGTTAAAACGGGAGATATCAGAAAATCCGCAGTCGTGGCTGATGGTCAGGATCTTATCATTACTCATCCTTAGTCTTTGTACCGCTGCGGCAAGCCGCCTCTGCTTTAGATATTCCCCGGTACTCATCCCTGTAAACTCCTTAAATCTCCGGCAGAGATTGGCCGGATTCAAGCCGCTTAACAAGCACAGGTCATCTAGACGGATGGAACTTGTGAAGTTCTTTTCCAGATAGGTACACACCTTCTCAATCCTGCCGCTATACCCGGAGGCAGGCAAATCTTCCCGAACCGGTGCGGCCCGGCACAATTCAATGAGGAAGAGCCGAAACAGGGCCTGAATAGCCGCTTCCTGACCGGCTACCTCCCGATTCTGTTCTTCAAGAATCATCATGAGGAGGCTCTTTATTTTATCCGTATCTCCAACCTTCAAATGACGAATGCTGTTAAACCGGTTCCCCAGCTCAGGATGGAGGGGAATCAATTCATAGAGCCTGGAGGCCAGTGGCTCCGGGAGAACTGGCAGAGGATACAATGCGGGTTTCAAGTAGATGTTCATAAGTTCCACAGGGCCATCAGGAGTTCTCAGAGAGTGGTACTGTCTATCATTAACGATGGTAAGTCCGCCCATGGATTCATCAAAGCTGCTTTCAGCTGTCACATGGCGGAAACTCCCCTGGAGAACAAAGAGGATTTCAATAAAATCATGGCCATGAAAATCATGCTGATTCTGTTCAAATGCCGGAAAGTATTCGAGGGCCAAACCTGTTCGATCCAGACGGTGTTCTGTCTGACCGAGGTTGGGCTTTTTGATTCCCTGTAAATATTCGCTCTGCATTTTGTAAATATAAACCAAGATTTCAGATATTTAAAGGCTTATCTTGACATCAGAGGGTCCGTTGGTCCTAAGCTGGAAATCAAAGAGACTCCTTCAGAGCCTCTTTTCAAAAATTGGAGATTTTGTATGAATGCAAGAGAACGCGTCTTAGCCGTATTGAATAGAGAAAAACCTGACAGGGTCCCCGTGGATATCTGGCTGGTTCCCGAATTGGTAGAACAGTTCAAAAAAGAACTGAATGTTGAAGATGAATTGGATATTTACCGCAAACTGGATGTAGATAAAATCGTATGGCTGGGGATACCTTACAAGGGTGTCATTTTAAAAGATCCCAACGAACATCAGGAGATCAATCACTGGGGGGTCAAATT of Oceanispirochaeta crateris contains these proteins:
- a CDS encoding helix-turn-helix transcriptional regulator, encoding MQSEYLQGIKKPNLGQTEHRLDRTGLALEYFPAFEQNQHDFHGHDFIEILFVLQGSFRHVTAESSFDESMGGLTIVNDRQYHSLRTPDGPVELMNIYLKPALYPLPVLPEPLASRLYELIPLHPELGNRFNSIRHLKVGDTDKIKSLLMMILEEQNREVAGQEAAIQALFRLFLIELCRAAPVREDLPASGYSGRIEKVCTYLEKNFTSSIRLDDLCLLSGLNPANLCRRFKEFTGMSTGEYLKQRRLAAAVQRLRMSNDKILTISHDCGFSDISRFNRFFREAFDCTPSAYRETVRDLGRKSSDENASFEVQ